The window GTACTCCAGTCCCTCCATGCCGTCGATCTGCTCGGTGATCGGCTCATCGGAGGCGTTGAACACCGTGACCAGGCCGTCCAGCGCCGGATCCGCATCCGGGCCCACCGTGTCGTCGATCCGCATCACCAACAGACCGGGCGTGGCATCCGCACCGGCGTTGGGGAAGCTGACCTTCTGGTGGATCAGCTCCGCCTCGCCCAGGGTGAACAGGTTCGTGGAGGAACGCAGGCGCAGCAGGTCCAGCGTCACCTCCGAGCTGAACTCGATGTCCGCCGGGGAGGGGGTCTTGCCCGGGTCCTCCAGCATCGGCACCATCAGGTCCCACGCCTCACCGTTCTTGCCCTCCGGCGGCAGGCCGCGGCCGAAGCCGTTGTCCTGCATCGTCCAGTCGATCACGTTGAAGTGGTCACCGGAGTTGTAGGAGTCGCGGTCCAGGGACTTCGAGCGCATCAGGTCGGTGCCGCCCGCCCAGAACGAGGGGGACTGGCCCAGGGTCGCCGTGGCCAGCGACAGCGTGTTCATCCGCCCCCGCACCTCCATCGACGCGTCCTGCGGCAGCTTCCACACGTTCAGGTCGTACAGCGCCTCGTTGTCGTGGGCGTCCACGTAGTTCACCGACTCCTCCGGTCGGGAGGTGAAGCCGGCCGGTGCCCCGTTGTAGTCCAGCTGGTCACCGCGCAGCACCTCCCCGCTAGAGGACTCCAGCTCGAAGTCCTTCAGGCTCCCCGCCAGACCCAGACGGATCAGGTCGGTGCGGTAGCGCAGATCCTCCAGCTGCTCGTCCTCGCTCAGCTGCGCGTTGCCGTTGGGCATCGTGTACAGGCCGTTGCCGAAGCCCTGGTTGGTGCGCTTGTCGACGTCGAAGGGGCTACCGCCGTGCACCGCGTCCCGCAGACGGTCGTTGAACGACCCGATCGAGGTGCCGTCCAGCTGCCCCTGCGTGGCCTGGGTGAAGCGCGCGTTGCCGGCCACCTCACCGAAGTCCCAGCCCTCGCCGTACAGGTAGATCCCGGAGCCGTCGATGCCATCGGCCTCCAGGGTCAGCTCGTCCAGAGCGGCTCGCACCTGCTCCATGTTCTCGCGGGAGTGGTGACCCATCAGGTCGAAGCGGAAACCATCCACCCCGTACTGGCGGGCCCACAGCACGGTGGAGTCCACCATCATGCGGCCGGCCATCGCGTTCTCGGTGGCGATGTTCGAGCAGCAGGTGGAGTTCTCCACCCCGCCGCTCAGGTTCAGCCGGTGGTAGTAGCCCGGCACCACCCTGTCCAGCACCGAACGATCGGCCTGACCGTGAGCAGCGGTGTGGTTGTACACCTTGTCCAGCACCACCTGCAGGCCCATCCCGTGCAGCTCACCGACCATCGAGCGGAACTCCGCGGTACGGGCACCGCCCACCTGGTTCCCGGCGGTCGCGTAGGAACCCTCCGGGGTCTGGTAGTGGTACGGGTCGTAGCCCCAGTTGTAGGCGTCCTGATCCGCGACCTCCGCGATCGCCGCCTGCTGGTCCGGCGAGGCCGGGCCCGCATCGGGGATCTCCGGCTCGACCTGCTGGGCGCGGTCCTCCTCGATCGTGGCGATGTCGAAGGTGGGCAGCAGATGCACCGTGGTCACGCCCGCATCGGAGAGCTCCTGCAGGCGCGCCGACCCGGTCGAGTCCGGGTGCCCGAACGCCGCGTAGGTGCCGCGCACCTCCTCCGGCAGGCCCTCGTCACCGGCGGAGAAGTCCCGCATGTGCAGCTCGTAGATGGTCTGATCGGCGAACTGCTCGACCTGCGGGGCAGGAGTGTCCGTCCACACCTGCGGGGCCCAGCGCTCGTCGTCCAGGTCCACCATCACCGACTGCTGCGAGTTCAGCGTCAGCCCCACCGAGTACGGGTCGGTGACCACGTTGGTGACCACCTCGCCCTCGGCGGGGACGTACACGTCCACCGCGAAGGTGTACTCGCGGTCCTCCCAGCCGGGCTCGCCGGCGATCGTCCACACGCCGCCCTCGCCCCGCTCCATCGGCAGCACCAGGGCATCCTCCGGGGCGACGGCACGGGCAGCGGGACCAGCAGGCGCAGCAGCAGGTGCAGCAGCACGCGCGGGACCCGCAGCCTCGGGGGAGACCCCGGGAGCCAGCTGCAGGGACACGTTCTTCGCGGTCGGGGCCCACAGCGACAGCGTGGGGGCGCCGTCCTGCCCGAACACCGGGCCCAGCTCCTGGCCGGCCGCAGCCTCTGCGTACAGGGCATCCAGCACGCCCGGGATCTGCAGACCGGTGAGGATCTCGATGCCGTCGGCACCGAACTGCGCCACCAGCAGCTCTCCGGTGAGTGCCTCCTCGAGCGCCGCCCGGTCCACGCCGGACAGGTCCAGCGCCAGGAAGTCGCTCAGGTGGCCGCGGCCCTCCAGCTCGGCCGCATCCAGTGCGCCCTCGCGCAGGCTCAGCTCGCCGATCTGCTCGCCGCCGGTGACCTCACCGTCGACCACTGCGAGGCCGCCCTCCGGTGCGGAGTACAGCTGCCAGGTGGTGGCCGCCTGGTCGCTCACCTGCGAGGCGGGCCAGGCGATGGTGTCGGCGTCCACGAAGTGCGCCAGCTGCTGGCCGGCGCCCGTCACCAGCGGGTCCTCCGTTTCGATGGTGAGCACGTGGGTGGCCAGGTCGTAGGAGAAGGTCACGACCTTCCCCTCCTGCGTGGAGAAGGTGTAGTTGGCGCCGCCGGGGGCGCCGTCCACGCCGTAGTTCTCGTCCCAGGAGCCGCCGTGGGCCACCTTCACCTCGTAGTTGCCGGTGGGGATGGCGTCGGTGGAGAAGGTGTACACGCCGTCTCCGTCGCCGTCCTGCATCCAGGTGGCCATGCAGGAGGGCATCCAGTCCTCCGTGCAGCCCACGGCCGCGTTGAAGGAGCCGGGCAGGGTCACGAAGGGACCGTCGGCGCTGGACTGGACCACGTGGGTGACCGGGTCGTACCAGAAGGTGATCGGGCCGCCCTCGTGGGTGTAGGTGATGTTCTCGCCGCCGGGCACGCCCCCGGCGCCGTAGTTCTCGTCCCAGGAGCCGCCGTGGGCGACCTTGAACTCGTAGGTGCCGGCCGGCAGGTCGAAGGTGCCGGTGTACTTGCCGGAGGCCTCGTCCAGGCCCAGCTGGGCGGCCTCGCAGTCGGGCATCCAGTCCCCGGTGCAGCCCATGGCCGCGTTGTGGGAGCCGGGCAGGGTGACCGACTGCTCGTCGATCCCGCCGGGGCCCTCCTGCGGGCCGGTGGCGGAGAGGTCCGCACCCACCACGGCGGTGGTGGAGGCCGCGACCCGCGAGCCGTCGGCGTCGGTGGAGACCGCGCGGTACTCGATCACGGTGCCCGCGGGCAGGCCGCGCACGTCGTGGAACACACGGGGGGTGTCGTCCTCGGCGGTGCCCAGCGGCTCCCATGCCAGCTGGCCGGCCAGGCGGTAGCTGAAGGAGGTCTCGGCCCAGCGGTCCGCAGTGATCTGCGCGCTGATCGGGGCCAGGCCCTCCACCGCGCCGCCGGCGGCGGGGGTGAGGGTGATCGACTGCGCCTCGCCGGCAGCGGCCACGGGGCGATCGGCCACCAGCACCACGGCGTCGAGCGAGGGCACGGTCAGCTCCACGGTGCCGTCGGCCCCGGCCGTGACGGGGGCGTGGTCGCCGTTCAGCACGGTGTAGCTCGCCCCCGGGGTGAGGGTGGTCAGGGTGACGGTGCGCGCCTCACCGGCGTTGTTCAGCGCCACCACGTGCTCGATCTTCTGCTCGCGGTCCACGCGGGAGAAGGCGTACACGCCGGCACCGTCCTCGGCGTACAGCTCGATCTGCGCGCCGGTGGACAGGGCCGGGGTGCTGTTGCGCAGGGTGGCCAGCTCGCTGATCAGCGGGTACAGCTGCGCGTCGGTGTCGAAGTGCGCCCCGGGACCGTAAGGGGTGCCGTCGATCAGGGTGTCGTCCAGGTAGGACGGGGTGCGGCTGGGGAACATCGACTGGCGGGCGTCCTTGTCGTTGCCGTCGCCCACGAAGCCCTGCTCGTCGCCGTAGTAGATCACCGGCTGGCCGCGGGTGAGCAGCATGGTGGTGTGCGCGAACGCGGCGCGCTCGTCGAGCCGGCCGGAGTCGCGCAGCAGGAAACCCACCCGGCCCATGTCGTGGTTGCCCACGAAGGTGGGCAGGTCCGCCGGGGAGGAGGTGGGGGTGATGTAGTGGTCGTCGGCGTCGAACAGGCTCGCCATGCCCTGGGCGGTGTAGCCGCGGGCCCAGTTGGTGCCGGCCGACTGGTACGCGAAGTCCAGCACGGAGTCCATGTCGGTATCGCGCACGTACGGGGACAGCAGGGTGGCGTCGGCGTCGTACACCTCACCGAAGGTGAAGAACTCCTCGCCCGCCGGGGTGGAGCCCTGATGCTGGGCCAGGGTGCTGGTGAAGGTCTGCCAGAACGCGAAGTCCACGTGCTTGACGGTGTCGATGCGGAACCCGTCGATCCCGAAGTCCATCCAGGTGGTGTAGATGTCCTCCATGGTGGCCACGACCCGCGGGTCCTCGGTCATCACGTCGTCCAGACCGTCGAAGTCGCCGTGGGTGACGGACTCGCCCTGCCAGGTGGAGTTGCCGCGGTTGTGGTACATCGTGACGTCGTTGAGGATCTCCGGCACCATCACCGTGTTCTCCTCGCTGCGCACCGGGGTGTACGGGAAGGAGGTCTCCGGGTCGAAGGTGGGGAAGTCGGGGGACTGCGCCACCTCGGCGAGGTCCACCGGGTTGCCGTTCGCGTCGCGGTACGGGGAGGTGGCCTGGTCGATGTAGCCGTACTCGCCCTCCTCGTAGTCGATGAGGTCCGCGGTGTGGTTGGTGATGATGTCAAAGTACACCTTGATGCCGCGGGAGTGGGCGTCGTCGATCAGGGCCTTCAGCTCGTCATTGGTGCCCAGATGAGGGTCGATGGTGGTGAAGTCGGTGACCCAGTAGCCGTGGTAGCCGGCGCTCGCGTTCTCGCCCTCGCCCTGGACCGGGTTGTTCTTGAAGGAGGGGGTGAGCCAGATGGCGCTCATCCCTAGGCCCTCGATGTAGTCCAGCTTGGAGTGCAGGCCCGCGATGTCGCCGCCCTGGTAGAAGCCCTTGTCGGCGGGGTCGAAGCCGTGGTCCAGACGGTCGCCCTCGATGCCCGCGGTGTCGTTGCTCGGGTCGCCGTTCTCGAAGCGGTCGGTGAGCACGAAGTAGAAGGTCTGCCCGGCGCCGGGGTGGCGATGCGGGGCTGCGGCCAGGGCGGCATCGTCCTCGGTGTACTCACCCGGCTGCTCCGGCAGGGCGATGGAGACGCGGTCGGTGGCCTCGTCGAACTGGAAGCGCACCGTGGTGGCTGCGGAGACGGCCAGCGGGATGTTCTCGTCGCCGCCGTTCAGACCGTAGGCCTCGTCCCAGGAGCCGCCGATGGCGACCTTCGCCTCCCACTGCCCGGCGGGGATCTCGAAGGTCGCGGCCCACACACCGGCCTCGCCGGTGG is drawn from Brachybacterium muris and contains these coding sequences:
- the pulA gene encoding pullulanase-type alpha-1,6-glucosidase, with the protein product MSVSRSPRPVPSHRAARSSTIAAPLPRRGVAILAALMMAMASVLGTAPLVHAVGPNDPVLVGSLQDELGCGADWAPDCESTKLLPTGEAGVWAATFEIPAGQWEAKVAIGGSWDEAYGLNGGDENIPLAVSAATTVRFQFDEATDRVSIALPEQPGEYTEDDAALAAAPHRHPGAGQTFYFVLTDRFENGDPSNDTAGIEGDRLDHGFDPADKGFYQGGDIAGLHSKLDYIEGLGMSAIWLTPSFKNNPVQGEGENASAGYHGYWVTDFTTIDPHLGTNDELKALIDDAHSRGIKVYFDIITNHTADLIDYEEGEYGYIDQATSPYRDANGNPVDLAEVAQSPDFPTFDPETSFPYTPVRSEENTVMVPEILNDVTMYHNRGNSTWQGESVTHGDFDGLDDVMTEDPRVVATMEDIYTTWMDFGIDGFRIDTVKHVDFAFWQTFTSTLAQHQGSTPAGEEFFTFGEVYDADATLLSPYVRDTDMDSVLDFAYQSAGTNWARGYTAQGMASLFDADDHYITPTSSPADLPTFVGNHDMGRVGFLLRDSGRLDERAAFAHTTMLLTRGQPVIYYGDEQGFVGDGNDKDARQSMFPSRTPSYLDDTLIDGTPYGPGAHFDTDAQLYPLISELATLRNSTPALSTGAQIELYAEDGAGVYAFSRVDREQKIEHVVALNNAGEARTVTLTTLTPGASYTVLNGDHAPVTAGADGTVELTVPSLDAVVLVADRPVAAAGEAQSITLTPAAGGAVEGLAPISAQITADRWAETSFSYRLAGQLAWEPLGTAEDDTPRVFHDVRGLPAGTVIEYRAVSTDADGSRVAASTTAVVGADLSATGPQEGPGGIDEQSVTLPGSHNAAMGCTGDWMPDCEAAQLGLDEASGKYTGTFDLPAGTYEFKVAHGGSWDENYGAGGVPGGENITYTHEGGPITFWYDPVTHVVQSSADGPFVTLPGSFNAAVGCTEDWMPSCMATWMQDGDGDGVYTFSTDAIPTGNYEVKVAHGGSWDENYGVDGAPGGANYTFSTQEGKVVTFSYDLATHVLTIETEDPLVTGAGQQLAHFVDADTIAWPASQVSDQAATTWQLYSAPEGGLAVVDGEVTGGEQIGELSLREGALDAAELEGRGHLSDFLALDLSGVDRAALEEALTGELLVAQFGADGIEILTGLQIPGVLDALYAEAAAGQELGPVFGQDGAPTLSLWAPTAKNVSLQLAPGVSPEAAGPARAAAPAAAPAGPAARAVAPEDALVLPMERGEGGVWTIAGEPGWEDREYTFAVDVYVPAEGEVVTNVVTDPYSVGLTLNSQQSVMVDLDDERWAPQVWTDTPAPQVEQFADQTIYELHMRDFSAGDEGLPEEVRGTYAAFGHPDSTGSARLQELSDAGVTTVHLLPTFDIATIEEDRAQQVEPEIPDAGPASPDQQAAIAEVADQDAYNWGYDPYHYQTPEGSYATAGNQVGGARTAEFRSMVGELHGMGLQVVLDKVYNHTAAHGQADRSVLDRVVPGYYHRLNLSGGVENSTCCSNIATENAMAGRMMVDSTVLWARQYGVDGFRFDLMGHHSRENMEQVRAALDELTLEADGIDGSGIYLYGEGWDFGEVAGNARFTQATQGQLDGTSIGSFNDRLRDAVHGGSPFDVDKRTNQGFGNGLYTMPNGNAQLSEDEQLEDLRYRTDLIRLGLAGSLKDFELESSSGEVLRGDQLDYNGAPAGFTSRPEESVNYVDAHDNEALYDLNVWKLPQDASMEVRGRMNTLSLATATLGQSPSFWAGGTDLMRSKSLDRDSYNSGDHFNVIDWTMQDNGFGRGLPPEGKNGEAWDLMVPMLEDPGKTPSPADIEFSSEVTLDLLRLRSSTNLFTLGEAELIHQKVSFPNAGADATPGLLVMRIDDTVGPDADPALDGLVTVFNASDEPITEQIDGMEGLEYSLHQVQAEGVDPVVKESTWVASTGTVTVPAHTVAVFVAPQETQPGEPGEPGEPGEPGEPGEPGQPGEPGEPGQPGEPGEPGQPGEPGQPGEPGEPGQPGEPGEPGQPGEPGEPGEPGTPGEPGKPGQPGEPGEPGTPGDPGTPGEPGTPGDHGTPGEPGQPGKPGDPGKPENPGRADGDRGPLARTGIELWGYLLAASAVIAVGGGLAAWRRRES